The following is a genomic window from Butyricimonas faecihominis.
TATCAAGGCTGGTAACTGGTAACACAAAGATTTTCCTCCCCCCGTTGGCATCAGTACAAACGTGTTGTTTCCGGCGAGGACGTTCTTTATTATCTGCTCCTGGTTCCCTTTGAAGTTATCAAAGCCGAAATACTCTTTTAATTTAGCATGTAAATCTATTTGCAATCCCATTGTTTTTTTTATTTTCACACACCCCATTTTTACACGGGTGCGCAAATTTATAACTTAATTTGTTTCTACAAACAAAATCTTCTATAATAAATCTATCATCACTCGTTTTTGAGCTATCATAAAAAATGATACTTTTGTCCCTAGTAAAGTTATAGCAAAAAATGATAAGTGCAATAGTTTTTTTCTTTTTTTGCTTTAAGGACGACTTTTGAATGAATATTTATAATTAGATAATCATGGTAGATATAAAATCGGTTGCGCGCAAAGTGATTCAAGATGAGACAGTAGCTATTCAAAATTTGATAAACTACATCGATGATGATTTTGAGGCGGTCGTTAGATTAATTTATGAAAATAAGGGGCGGGTGATTATCACTGGTATTGGAAAAAGTGCAATTATCGCGACAAAAATCGTGGCAACGATGAATTCCACCGGAACTCCGGCTGTGTTTATGCACGCTGCGGATGCTATTCATGGTGATTTGGGAATGATTCGGGAAGAGGATGTGGTAATTTGTGTTTCTAAGAGTGGAAACACTCCGGAAATAAAAGTTTTGATCCCGTTGATACGGAATAACGGAAATAATAATATCGTGGCAATGGTGTCAAATACGGACTCTTTTCTGGCTAAGAACTCGCTTTATGTGCTGAAAGCGAAAGTGGAAAAAGAGGCTTGTCCTTTAAATTTAGCTCCGACAAATTCAACTACGGCACAGTTAGTGCTGGGAGATGCATTAGCAATGTGTTTGGTAGAGTGTCGCAGTTTCTCAAGTAGGGATTTTGCGAGATTCCATCCGGGCGGAAGTTTAGGAAAGCGTTTGTACACGCGGGTGTCGGATGTTTACGATGGAACGAATCGGCCTTGCATTACGAGAGAAGCGGGAATCCGCCCCGTGATCTTGGCCATGTCGAAAGGACGTTTGGGAGCGGTGGCTATCGTGGATGGGGAAGAACGTTTGGAAGGAATTATCACGGATGGTGACTTGCGGCGGATGATGGAGAAATACGATGATGTGGACGGGTTGACGGCAAAGGATGTCATGTCAAAATCTCCCAAGACAATATCGGAGGACGAACTGGCGTATAATGCCTACCGGATGATGGAACAGAATAGTATCACTCAACTGGTTGTTGTTGATAAAGATCGTCATTACAAAGGAATGGTTCACATACACGACATATTGCGTGAAGGAGTGGTTTAATGTATGATTTGTGATTGATGATTTATAATGAGGTATTATCTTCATCTTGAATGGTTGTTCCTGATCTGAAATCGTGAATCTGAAATCGTAAATTTTTTTGTAATGAAATATTTGAAGTTGTGTTTTGTCTTGTTGTTATTGGCGTGGGTGTCTGTTGCAGAGGCGCAGACAACGAAGGTTCGAGGAAAAGTAGTGGATGCAGAAACGGGGGAGCCGATGCCATTGGTGAGTATCGTGTTTGTGGGTACCACGATTGGGGTCACGACTGATTTCGATGGGAATTATGATATTGAGACACGGGAGGAGGTCAGCGAAATTATGGCATCTTTTGTCTCTTATGAACGCCAGACCGTGGCTGTCAAGAAAGGAGCTTTCAACACGATTGATTTTAAACTGGTACCGATCGTGACTCATTTGGACGAGGTGAAGGTAAAACCCGGAGAGAATCCGGCTCACGCGATCTTGCGGAATATTTCAAAGAATAAGAAAAAAAATAACCCGGCCGAGAAGGAATCGTACAGTTATACCACTTATACGAAGATGGAACTGGATATTGCGAACATGAAACCGGAGTTTAAAAATAAGAAGTTACAGAAAAATTTCGGATTTATTTTCCAGTATATGGACACTTCGGCCATCACGGGAAAGGCCTATTTACCCGTGATGATTTCCGAGGCTTCGGCGGATTATTACTATCGTCGTTCTCCTAAATTATCAAGAGAGATCGTGAAAGCGAGCCGGATTTCGGGTATCGAGGAGGATTACAGTCTGGCCCAGTTCACGGGGCATCTACATGTGAATGTCAACTTGTATGATAATTACATTAATATATTCGAGGTGAATTTCGCCAGCCCGTTGAGCGAACACGGGTTGATGTATTACAAGTATTTTCTGGTGGATAGTGTTCAGAAGGAGGGGCGAAAGATATACAAGATCCGTTTTCACCCTAAAGGAAAGTCAACCCCGGTATTTGACGGGGAGGTAAATATTGACTCGACGACATGGGCGTTGGAATCTGCCCGGTTGAGAATGGCGAAAGGGTTGAATGTGAATTGGATTCGGGATTTGGCTATCGAGAACACGAACGAGTTGATAAACGATTCCACCTGGTTTTTAAAACAGGACAAGATATTGGCCGATTTTACCGTGCAGATGAAGGATTCGTCCAAGTTAATCTCGTTTATGGGACATCGTCAGATAGACTACTCTAATGTGCGGATAAATGAGGATATTCCTACCGAGATACAGAAGTTGGATAATGATGTGATTATTAATAAGGATGTACTTCAAAGTGATGAAAATTACTGGCAATCGGTGCGTCCTTACGAGTTAAGTGAAAAAGAGCAGAATATATATAATATGGTGGACTCGATTAAGAATGTCCCGCTATATAAAAATATATACGATATTATCCAAACAGCTCTGTTGGGATATTATAACACGAAATATATTGGTTTCGGACCTTATTATAAGTTGGTCAGTTTTAACAAGCTGGAGGGGTGTCGTTTTCAACTGGGGGTGAAGACCACGAGTGATTTCAGTAAACACGTGCGACTTTCCGGGTATGGGGCGTACAGTACGAAAGACGGGGAGTTTAAAGGAGGCGGGACTGTCGAGTATATCTTTAATAATCAACCGACTTCTAAGTTGACTTTTAGCGGGAAACATGACGTGTTGCAGTTAGGGGCGAGCGAAAATGCCTTTACCACGGGTAATATATTAAGTTCCATCTTTTCTAGGGGAAATAATGAAAAGTTGACGTTGATTAATTCATTTGACGTGCATTACGAGAAAGAGTGGTGGCAGGGATTTTCGAATTCTTTTGCCTTGGAATACCGCCAGATGTTCCCCACTAAATACGTTGATTTTGTCCGCCCGAACGGGGAGGTCGTGGATCAGATTCATACCACTCAGTTCCGTTTAGGAACGCGTTTGTCCAGAAATGAGATTGTCGTGCGGCAGACCT
Proteins encoded in this region:
- a CDS encoding SIS domain-containing protein; the encoded protein is MVDIKSVARKVIQDETVAIQNLINYIDDDFEAVVRLIYENKGRVIITGIGKSAIIATKIVATMNSTGTPAVFMHAADAIHGDLGMIREEDVVICVSKSGNTPEIKVLIPLIRNNGNNNIVAMVSNTDSFLAKNSLYVLKAKVEKEACPLNLAPTNSTTAQLVLGDALAMCLVECRSFSSRDFARFHPGGSLGKRLYTRVSDVYDGTNRPCITREAGIRPVILAMSKGRLGAVAIVDGEERLEGIITDGDLRRMMEKYDDVDGLTAKDVMSKSPKTISEDELAYNAYRMMEQNSITQLVVVDKDRHYKGMVHIHDILREGVV
- a CDS encoding DUF5686 and carboxypeptidase-like regulatory domain-containing protein translates to MKYLKLCFVLLLLAWVSVAEAQTTKVRGKVVDAETGEPMPLVSIVFVGTTIGVTTDFDGNYDIETREEVSEIMASFVSYERQTVAVKKGAFNTIDFKLVPIVTHLDEVKVKPGENPAHAILRNISKNKKKNNPAEKESYSYTTYTKMELDIANMKPEFKNKKLQKNFGFIFQYMDTSAITGKAYLPVMISEASADYYYRRSPKLSREIVKASRISGIEEDYSLAQFTGHLHVNVNLYDNYINIFEVNFASPLSEHGLMYYKYFLVDSVQKEGRKIYKIRFHPKGKSTPVFDGEVNIDSTTWALESARLRMAKGLNVNWIRDLAIENTNELINDSTWFLKQDKILADFTVQMKDSSKLISFMGHRQIDYSNVRINEDIPTEIQKLDNDVIINKDVLQSDENYWQSVRPYELSEKEQNIYNMVDSIKNVPLYKNIYDIIQTALLGYYNTKYIGFGPYYKLVSFNKLEGCRFQLGVKTTSDFSKHVRLSGYGAYSTKDGEFKGGGTVEYIFNNQPTSKLTFSGKHDVLQLGASENAFTTGNILSSIFSRGNNEKLTLINSFDVHYEKEWWQGFSNSFALEYRQMFPTKYVDFVRPNGEVVDQIHTTQFRLGTRLSRNEIVVRQTFDKVSMGSDFPIVGIDLVAGLKDILNGDYEYYRLELSVKHDFNIAPLGYSDIMLSGGKIFNKVPYPLLKLHEGNATYFYDPYAFSCMNFYEFASDLWGAVFWEHHFKGFFLSKIPLMKRLKWREVATVKALWGTLSDKNNGSLPNTDAIFRFPEGMSSVSKPYIEAGVGIENIFRFIRVDAIWRLTHRGDRSGQDVDNFAINFSLHLNF